A window of Eucalyptus grandis isolate ANBG69807.140 chromosome 4, ASM1654582v1, whole genome shotgun sequence genomic DNA:
AAAGCCAACAAAAACACACTTCAACACCAAATCGCGAGCCGAAAAAAACAACCCACTTCGATCGGTGCTACGGTCAAACGTTCTAGAAGATCGCACACTCGCCCCCCCGATCGTAATCCCAGATCGATTCGAAACCCGCCCCAAATCGACACCAGTTCCTACTGCGGAAAAGCGAGAGCGGGCAGAGCGGAGAGCAACTTACGCGGAGTCGACGAGTGAACCCGGAAGATGGAGAGCGGGGTCAACCGATTCGCGGAGAGGGGCGCGGGGGAAGCAGCGGCGACTCTGAAACCCTAGCAGAGAGAAAGGGCAGGAGGAGAGGGAAAGGGCAGCAGGTATCAGAGACGCCTATCTAAAAAAATGTTCGGATTTACAAAACAATCTAGAAGCTCCGGTTCGAGGTTCCTCCCGTGCGGGACACGCGCGCAAGCCACGCCGCGAGCGCGTGGTCGGACGACGGAGTTGGGCCGTGGCGCGCACGCGGGCGCGTGAGGGGGGCCGTCGCTCCGTGTTTATTAATCATGACAGTTCATTTATTCTGTCATCGGGGGTCGAGGGGGACGCGAATTATACGTGAGCCCGAATTTCCGTCGCTTTTTAAAGGcgaaaatgcaaaaaagaaaaggaaaaagcttaTCTTGCAATTTGTTTACATTCTCATCTTACTTTTTGCAAATCTTTTTCCCTCCAttattagtgatttttttatgagcTATTATTGATGTTAACACTAAcgaacattttcatttttgtttgatttcgTAAGAATGAAGACATGGCATTcgaaattggtttttttttttttgccacaaaATCGGAATTTTTGAATGATTGAAATGTACGAGGCTGCATTGATTATCAATTTATGAGTTTCGAAAGCAAAATGATAGAATTAATGCGTCACAatatattggaattttttttttgctttattgacGAATAGAAAGAAGGTAGGCAGGTAAACAAGCGTTGGTTATAAATATGACAAAGCATGTTAaatttaacatgaaaatgtaCGAAAAGCATTTTCATTATTCGTGAAAATGTTTACATATGATATTTtgtggataatgaaaatattttctattaattaattatttcgagcGATAGAAGTAATCATTTttacgaaacaaatggagcctaattAATTTGTTGATTTGCACCTGGCCCATGTGTGAGTATTACCTTTCATGGCAATTGAGCAAAAACTCACCAAACATTTATCTAGAAAATGAGCAATTAAGTTATTATTAAGGATGTTATTTCCATAGAAATAGGAGTTTTGCATAGTAAAAATGATTATTCACAGTATAACATGCTCATTTGGGTTAGGTATGATCACTTATAGCGTTAGTCTCATGCGTTATAGAATCCCCGGTCATGGTAAAGAACTTGAATTCCCGTGATATAATCTATCTATACCATATATACAAAGACAACGTCTAATTTTGGTGTCcgaaattaaaagtaaaaataaagagagcatTACATATCATTAAAGAACAAAATTAAGTATCTCCAGGTGATTATCTAATAAGAgcgcgtttgataacatttatgtttaaaaattattctagggaacagaaatagaaaaaagtgctTATATTCCgatgaataatttttgaataaaaaaatgcattttgtaAACTTattctgggaataaaaaatgaacaaaaacatgtttggtaattttgtgttatttttttgtttcttttaattttttaattttatttttctttctttttttctttttttctttttttggtcggttgaCGGCTTCGGCCATGGCTAGCGACCGGTTGATGAAGGCcagcggcctcgcccaaccacagcgaggctcggcctcgccgggccactgCCAGACCTGCGCTCggccggtggctgggcgagctcgggcttgccggatctaggtgagcccaagctcgcccagccaaagtgaggccgagcctcgccaagggccggtgacgctcaGCCTCGTCGGGGGTCGGTGACACTCTGGCGAGGTcgatggccaaagaaaaaagaaaaaagaaaagaagaaaaaaaagagagaagagagaaaatttgttcttaaaaattattctagaaataagaaacacatttttcttgtttttgttttacatTTCAAATGTGTTCTGGGaaaaagaatagatttggaacaaaaaaacaaacaaacacgtttttgttcttttttattctctggaacaaaaaaatagaaattttattcataaacagaaacgaagaacattaacaaacaggccctaagtcTCCTATATTGTACTTCTAGAGAACATTCCTTACCattgaatttcatattcatACTCTATTGTCAAAGATTAAtcaaattcattttgaatcGGACACACACGTAGCACAtgtgaagaaaaaaaaccagTTGATTGTGAAGAGTTTCGTTGTGGGATAGAACAATCTTATTTTGTAGTAAGATGTCTTGTTTCGATGGTCATGGATGTTATTTTGTGGTAAACCCAACTCAAAGGGCGAGTCGTTTGATTTGGGTTATTGACAAACTATAGTGCTTATCTTGTCATTATTTGTACCAACTCCAAGTGATTGTGATGAATATCAAAGTGTCTTGTTAGGGGCAACAGTTCTCGACAAGATATGTTTACAAAATACATGTGCAACACAAAGTCGACAAGTCAAATCTAATTGTGCTTATTCTCGAGTTATCAACGTATTTTGCGTGGCTTGATCCTTTTAAGCCTTTTTTATgacatgaaatttgaaaaaaaaaatataactttcTAATTTGCTCAAACTTTTATCATGAATCCTACGCAAGCataactcttcttcttctccgacatatttttgtctctctctccctgcaaACCCTTTGGCTGTGTTTAGTAGTTGGGATAAAGTTCcgaataagataaaatttatcgTATATTATATTTAGTGCTTGCTTAAGACAAGATATAGTCGATACAAAAGAAATATgaacaggataaaattatctcacgAAAGAAATGAGATAAAGGTGGATGGGATTTTGTtattcataatagaaaagttatttttatcatataacaagtttcttaaattaataaaattaaaattatatttcaatgtaaataatatttgaattctagtataagaaattcaaaataaaaaaataacaatgtagttttttaatttaatcttattttaatttatatatttgaatttaattatattttataatataaatttaataggtatttatatttattacatattttaggtatttcaagtatattagtacaatttactatttaatagacttttattagagaatgacggaaggggaaaaaaaaataaagaaagagagggaaaaaagagacaaataaaaataaagtaagcacGAGTATCATgagatatttttatcatttccgaTTGTAAACTTTTATATTCATTTACATTGATCTACCATTATACcaaataatttatataatttgacGTGAATACATCTAGCTATAAATACTGCACATGAACTTCTCATTCTCTTTAAATCACACATAAGATTGTGAAAAAAAAGATATAGAGAggattaatggaaaaaaaaaaaaaaacaagtataagtgccTCTGTGACCGCTCATAGAAAGTTGCATTATGTCATCAAATCAACTATTGTGTTTTAGAAATTAGACGGAATGACTACATCATGCCAACTTTAGGAATGAAATCAAACAGAAAAAAGTTTAGGagtaaaattgaatataaacaaaaaaataaagtcacgaaattaaaaagaaaaggataaaaagtaCAAAGACCATAGTTgtctttagtttttcttttgcaatCAACACCCATGCTTCACTCCGCGGTGGACGAGATGGTTCGCGCCTCGCCCCTCAATCGGTAGAGAAGAGGTTCGAAACTTCTTACTCCCATTGCGCGACTCACTTGCAGCCCGTGGGAGGTGGTTCCCACGGGTCGCTCCAAATTTACGCTGCCGGCTGCTAGCTGTACAACGATTctcgaataaaataaaaaaaaaacacctgtGCTCTTTTGCTCGTGTAAAGAAGCAAAATTCCTATAGAATCgacttattttggaaaaatgatttcaagCAATTGTaggtgatataaaaaaaaatcaaatttgaatttaataCGCGAGAGAAGACTGAAATTAGACGTTAATTTATCTCAAGAGTTTCCGCTACAATTATACATCGCTTTCATGGAACTTTCGGAAAGAATTGGACTTCGaactcctcttttttttttcctcgtagCTGTCAATGTCATAACCTTATCCCTTTGTAGTTAAGAAACATAGTACATATCTTCgcaaatgtttcaaaaatataaatatcagTAAATGTACGATTCATAATGTCAATCTATATCCATTTTTTTACtgtttatttaatcaaaatcttCCCGTGCACGCACTTCGGctttttataaatatgaaaCTCTATCATACTCAAATGTtaacttgaaaattcaaataaaaattatttttccctgattctatgaaatttgaataatgaCTCAATTTCTGACGAGAAGTTGCTTATAAATAGATTGGCCCGAACTTAGGAAGGTAAGAAAGAATTATCTTCGTTAGTCTATATATTTTTAAGCCAAAACCCATTTTTGACTTATTTGTAGGATTCGTTtggtaatgcttttgttttggagaacaatttctttttaaaaatgatttttttctatttctattccttagAATAATTTATCAGTAAAAAGAATATATTcgataactacataaaatttatattattgaaatgaaaaaataatggagATGCGTTTGatatgaattataaatttttttgtattgtaaaatttcttttattaaaaattgttattaGGAATaagaaaccattttttttttaaattttcgtttttatttcaaatctattccctagtCACCATTTTGTtatgaagaataaaaaaattaattaacgttactaaatagatttatgtttttttagagaataaaaaaacaggaaattgagagaaatagaaattccCAAAATTCTCCTCCTCTTAATGAACCCGGTTCCCTGCCTGGAACCGGACCGCACGGACCGGCTTCtctatttttagttttatttttttgatcttcttcctaaaactgaaaaaggaaCCAGTAACTGGTAAGGCGACGGGGAAACGCAGAAAACCCtagccgccgcctcctcctccttctcctcctcctcgcccgaTCTCCGCTCTGTCTCCGtcgcctcgccgccggccgccgtcCCTCGCAGATCGTAGCCTCGCCTCCGGCCCTCCACCGCGGCCCTCTCGGTCGCCTCTATCtccgctccgcctccgcccctcCCCCGCCCGGGCGTCgcccgcgacctcgccgccgaCCCCTCTCGCCGTCGCCTCCGACGCTCCTCCATCTCTAGGTGAAGACGTCCTGATATTGAGAATTAGACACCCGGTCCCGGTCCAACCGGGGAACCGGTCCAACCCGGTCCCGTGGTTTTCCTCgtctgttttcttcttctggtATCGTCTGCGCATGCTCGTCTAGCTTCTAGGGTTTTCTCGGTACGTAATCCGATCCTGCTACTTGAAGAGAGCTTCTGGTTTCTCTGCTCTGCGTCTCCTTCAATCCCCCGCTAAATCCGAGCCCTAGCAATGGCGGAATCGGACCGGACTCTGGGGTACCTGACCCGGCGGGACACGGAGGTGAAGCTCCCGCGTCCCACCCGGGTCAAGAACAAGACCCCGGCCCCGATCCAGATCACCGCCGAGCAGATCCTCCGGGAGGCCCGGGAGCGGCAGGAGGCCGAGATCCGCCCCCCGAAGCAGAAGATCACCGACCCCTCCGAGCTCGGCGACTACCGCCTCCGGAAGCGCAAGGAGTTCGAGGACCTCATCCGCCGCGTCCGATGGAACGTCAGCGTGTGGGTGAAGTACGCCCAGTGGGAGGAATCCCAGAAGGACTTCAACCGGGCGCGCTCCGTCTGGGAGCGCGCCCTCGAGGTCGACTACCGGAACCACACCCTGTGGCTGAAGTACGTGGATATGGAGATGAAGAACAAGTTCATCAATCACGCCCGGAATGTGTGGGACCGCGCGGTGTCGCTCTTGCCCCGGGTCGATCAGCTGTGGTATAAGTATATACACATGGAGGAGAAGCTGGGCAATGTAGCCGGAGCGAGGCAGATTTTCGAGAGGTGGATGAGTTGGGTGCCGGACCAGCAAGGTTGGTTGTCTTATATTAAGTTCGAGCTTCGGTACAACGAGATTGAGCGCGGGAGGGGGATTTACGAGAGGTTCATGCAGTGCCACCCTAAGGTCAGTGCTTGGATTAAGTACGCGAAATTCGAAATGAAGAATGGAGAGGTAGCTAGAGCTAGGCATGTGTATGAGAGAGCGGTGGAGAAATTCGCTGATGATGACGAAGCGGAGATGTTGTTTGTGGCATTCGCGGAATTTGAGGAGCGCTGTAAGGAGACCGAGAGGGCGAGGTGCATATATAAGTTTGCGTTAGATCATATTCCAAAAGGAAGGGCAGAGGATTTGTATAGAAAATTTGTAGCTTTTGAAAAGCAGTACGGAGATAGGGAAGGGATTGAGGATGCTATTGTGGGTAAGAGGAGATTTCAGTATGAGGATGAGGTCAAAAAGAATCCGTTGAATTATGATACATGGTTCGATTACATTCGCTTGGAAGAAAGTGTGGGCAATAAAGAGAGGGTTAGGGAGGTTTATGAGCGTGCAATCGCCAACGTGCCACCTGCTGAGGAGAAGCGGTACTGGCAACGCTATATCTATTTGTGGTAGGTATATATTTGTGAAATGTGTAAGCTCTTATTTACTCTTGTGATGAAATATGCCTCATGGTGTTTCCATTGGTGTTTCAGGATTAATTATGCATTGTATGAAGAGCTTGATGCTGAAGATATGGAGCGTACACGAGATGTATACAGGTATGTATGTGCTTGTGTTGTGGAAGTTGTGTTTTTGCCTTTTTGATAGGGATGGGATTTATCTCACATCCTCCCTGTTTGTGCTTTCAAAATATTCAGGTTGGATAATTTGTTGGATTATCTTAACTTTCCTATTTATGCTAAGGAATGATAAAGTAGCTCATTAAATGTGCTATGCTATAGATGATTGCTATATTTGTTTCTAAACTCGTGAGCAAGATAGTATATATGATGTCTAGAGAGAGTTGATGTCACATAGGACTTGTACTAGCTAAACTGATGGCATGTTCTCTTGTGAGCTTCATAACTAGCAAGAAGTTGTATGAGAGTGTAAAATGGAATCAGTGGCTTGTCTAGCTGAGTaattatctattttattttaaaaagggaGTTGTTGACCTTAGGTTTTTTTTGGGTCCTTTATGGTTGGAGATTGTGTTTGCAAAGGTTTTAGTGGTTTTGCCgcatttttgaaagttttggtgGCAGGGTTAAATTTCGAGCAATATTGTCTTTGCAGTAATTTAGTGGTACGTTGATGTGTTCTTGAGAGTTCAGTAGTGCTTTCATGCTTTTAGAGTTCAGGTTTTGGTGGTGGGGTTAAAGTTTTAGTGGTACTTTTAGagttcaggtttttttttttttttttttttttttatgcttaacttacttcatttttcttgtcaaatGTGTTCTATTTCTCACACTttcatgctttttttctttttactatcAATTTAAGCTGTCAACTCTAAGTGAACTCCTTGTCTTAGCTGatatctcttttaatttttaactagaTGTGCAGAGTGATTTTTGTCTTTGTCACTTTGTTGCAAGATAGACAttacaatttttctcaaatcaaTTCACATGCATACAGATAAAAAGAAACCCATGTCTCTAATCAAACATATAGGAGTTGGAAGGTTTTATATTGTAGAGGCAGTTATAGCTGGACTTGGAATGTGGATGAACATGTGTTAGGGGAGGGTGAGGGGGACAGTTAATGCCTaatggagagggagagtgaTGGATAGGTGCATTTCTTCATGTACACACTCCTTAAATGGATTTGCCTTTTCAGTGCAAATTCAATAGGACATGATTTATTAAAGTGTATTCTTAGAAGCAACTAAAAGTGACACAAAGCTCACTTTTTGACTTACATATACAGATATATGTACGTCTGTGGCATGGAAGCCATGATTACGAGGGTCTGAATGCGTGTACTCCCATGTATTCATTGTATCTTTTTGTTCCATCTCTTTCCCGCATTGAAGACTAGTCTTATTACTGATGTAGCTTTCTCATTCAATTCTGAATGCTTGCAGAGAGTGTCTCAAACTGATTCCTCACCagaaattttcatttgccaaaattTGGCTCTTAGCGGCTCAATTTGAGATTAGACAAATGAGTCTTACGGGTGCAAGGCAGATCCTAGGCAATGCAATTGGCAGAGCTCCTAAAGATAAGGTAATATAGATTGGATAAAGTTTTCACCGAGAGAGAATAGTCTCTAGTTAGTTTCCTGTCATTCTTGTCCTTTGGTTTTTCCTCCCTGTTGTTGTCTAAACAAGTTTCTTTATCGTGCTTGGTTATCAacagatatttaaaaaatacatCGAGATAGAGCTGCAACTCGGCAACATAGATCGATGCCGAAAACTATATGAGAAATACTTGGAGTGGTCTCCAGAGAACTGTTATGCTTGGAGCAAGTATGCTGAATTGGAGATATCCTTAGGCGAAACTGACCGAGCTAGAGCCATTTTTGAATTAGCGATTGCACAGCCTGCACTTGACATGCCTGAACTGCTATGGAAGGTAAAGGCCTGCCTTTTGTTTTACTTACCCAAAATATGTATGACTTAAGCTCGAAAGGGAAAAATATTGTTATATTTTGCAAGAATCATGAACACATACATCTTCAAATGCTTTCTAATGTACATGTCCGTGTACTTCTAAAATTTAAGGTGTTCAATgttgagaaaaaaatcaaatttcaaatgcaaaatgcaaaatgtAAAACTATACGTGAACAATTCAGACCATATTCATTCCAAGCCTGTGCCAGtatcttaattttttgatataaaattGAGTTAGCCTAGGCTTCTACTCTAAAACTTGTGACCTTTCTGTTGTCTTATAATGGGCGCTTGCCAATGATTTTGCCCGATGTGCATGTTTACCATTGTTGTCAATGTTTTCGTGTTTTTTTAAGAGGCTTCCAACTACTTAAACAGCATATGTTCTATGTAAATCTGTAGAGTGGTGTTTCAGTCCTATCTTGTCCACTTTTATTCTGATGTTCTCTGTTTTAGTTGACCGCCAGTGCAATAGCTGAGTGGCACAATTTCTTACTAATAGAGGTTTTACATGGCCTGTCCTTGATACGATATTAAGCTTTAGAGGGTTCTAAGGTTCTGACTTGTTGACTGCAGAGGCAATTATAATGACTCGCGGAGTTGATGCATGTTGTTTAATTGGGAGAATATATGGTAGTAATTGTAGTTGTCTTTTGATAACAGGCATACATTGATTTTGAGATTTCTGAGGGTGAATTTCAACAAACAAGAGAGCTATATGAGAGATTATTAGATCGGACTAAGCACCTGAAAGTGTGGATCAGCTATGCTAAGTTTGAGGCGACAGCTATCGATGCCCTTAATTCAGATTTGCAAGAAGAACAATTGCAATCACAGCTGTTGGAACAGAAAAGGGAATGCGTACAGCATGCCAGAAGTGAgtgcttaattgaaatttaACTGAGGTTTTTTCCCCTTTGTGGTTTGAGTGTTGATATATTCTTATTTCCTCTTTGGACATGCATCAGGAGTCTTTGAAAGAGCCATTAATTACTTCAGAACGACAGCTCCTGAACTTAAAGAAGAAAGGGCAATGCTATTGGAGGAGTGGTTAAACATGGAGAGCAGTTTTGGCGAACTTGGTGATGTTGGCGTTGTCCAGCCTAAACTGccaaagaagctgaagaagaggagGCAGATTTTGGCTGAGGACGGTCCAGCTGGGTATGTAACTGACTTCTGTTGTCACTCATTTATTCTTTTTGCTACATTTGATGCTTGTCAACGAAGATGTCCTTATATTGATTTTTAAGCATATCTTTCTTTAATTGGTTTTTGACTGTAGTCTGTTGGGTGTCAACTCACTGGCTCCTGATATAGTTCTGTCCTTTTTATTCATTTCGATTCATGCTTGTTGGTCTATCTGAGTGAGACGTCCCCATAATGAGTACTAAATTTGGTGACTTTGGTTATGCCCATCGCTGATAGGTTCAGTGAGTTGTCTGTTGGGTTCTGCTCTTTctggttttggatttttatttccGTTGTAATGCAGTTCTTTGTGTTGATGTCTATGTTTTTCTATTCCTGGGGCAATCACTGGTGTCTATATTGATAGAAGCATGTTGAGCCAATGCTTCTGCAAGCTGGGGTGTAATGTGTCTGATACAGGGCATAACTATTTTGTTGGTCTCTATTTGTAGCCGTCCACTTCTGACAGCCCTTTGGAGCTTGTCTAACATTCTTGAATTTCAGGTATGAGGAGTACATAGACTACATGTTCCCTGAAGAGACCCAGAccacaaatttcaaaatcttgGAAGCTGCTTACAAatggaagaagcaaaagcttgcTTCGGACGATGATTAGTCGATCGAAGTCCGAATACAACTGGAATTCTTCTGCAAAAATGTGTATATAATGCTCTTCCAGACGAGGTGTTCTTTCAGGTGATGACCGTGGATTATTGGCATCGCCCGTGGGGCCCTCGTCCAAAATGGAACCTCGGGGAACTGTATTTTTGTTCAATGTCAAGAATTTTGATGAAATGTGAGCTTTCTGTTCATCCTGCTGAAATAGGATTTACTTGGTGTTGGATCTacaattaattttatggatCTTTAGGATTGGTGTATAAGCAAAAAAATGTGTTATATCCACCTCATGTTGTCAAGATCCTAAATTTATGGTCTCTGGGAAAaatgtttattgtaattatAATTATCTTATCAAGTATGAAAATCTGCTCGGAAAGTTTTGGTGGCAGAATGGCAATCTCCTTTACCAATTTCTTCGAAACAGAAGGCAGGTTTCAAGATTTTGATTGGGACGCTTTCCAAAATTCTCCACTCCAATTAAAATAAGTggtaagaaaaatgaaaatccgtAAAGCTTAAGGAAAATGAATCAAGATACAAATGATAAAAACCAGCTTCAACATGCTGAAGGAGGAAAGCAGACACTGGTCCTGGGAAACCCTGCTAAACCCAGTGTTGTGTGGGTGAACATGCGATCATGGAATGGAGCTCCATGGGCTctatttgtattttttggtaAGACTTCTACTtactagatttttatttttatttttccagtcTTGCACCTATAATTGAGATTTCATTTAACGTTTATCGAAAGATTTCGAATATATGATTACTGATGCGCAAAAAGGCCACGATTACCATCAAATTTCTTCCTGTCTTCATCAGAAACGGATGGACAGAGCTCCATCTGATCTTTACGTTCATGTAATTCCGTGTTGACCAAGTTCGTGGTTAATCTGCTTCGTTGAATTATATGCCTATCAGGGCCGACCCTCGAGTGACCCGTTTGACCCAGACTCGCATTGACCAATTCCTGTCAAAAGGACAACTTGATTGGTGTGTTAGGACGcatatgacaaaatttttaacataaattaatttatggccaaaaattgattttcaattttattccaTTGGACGAGTTTAAGaaagaaatgtgtttgataatgatttaaaatttatatttatggaataaaaattcatttgataaaaaataaaatttctatttttaggagTGGCGACGACTAGCATCCGGCGACCAGAGTCCGACGTCCGGCGAGCGGCCGGAGTCCGAAGTCTAACATCCGGCGTTTCGATGTTTGGAGTTCGGCATCCGACGTTCGGCAATTGGTGGCTAGCATTCGACATTCAACGTCTGAAGTCTGGAGTTTGATGTTTAGTGTCCAAAGTCCAGCAGTCGATGGCCGATGGGTGGTTGAAATCCAACGACTAGTGGCAAGCGGCGAGCAATCGGCGGTGGTGGTCGATGCCGGTGGCCATTGGTCAAAGTTCGGCAGGTGGTTGAAATCCAACGACCAGTGGCAAGCGGCGGCAATCGGCGGTGAACATCCAGTGGTTGGTGATGGGCCTCCGGCATCCAGCGGTTGGTGATGAGCGGCCAACAACCGATGGGCATCTGGCATCTGACGGCCAATGGTTGACAATGAGCGGTCGAAGTCTAGTGGCGGGCGGTTGGTGGCAAGCAGTTGGTGGTAGGCGGTCAATGAGTGGCAGGTTCTAGCGTCCCACGGGTGGCCAGTGGATGATGGGCGGTGACATGAGTGAACaatgagaaaattttgatttttatttctgtttcaaaagtagaaaagttaaaaattttaatttctaatttttactccaaatctatttttgaagtagaaatttgttttaaaaataaaaaaattaaattgcgttACCAAGTGGAtgtttgttccaaatctgttttaaggaaatagaaaaatagagaaatagagaaatagaaatgttattaTGCGCGCTCTTAGAGCCCACTTATCTA
This region includes:
- the LOC104443094 gene encoding crooked neck-like protein 1, with the translated sequence MAESDRTLGYLTRRDTEVKLPRPTRVKNKTPAPIQITAEQILREARERQEAEIRPPKQKITDPSELGDYRLRKRKEFEDLIRRVRWNVSVWVKYAQWEESQKDFNRARSVWERALEVDYRNHTLWLKYVDMEMKNKFINHARNVWDRAVSLLPRVDQLWYKYIHMEEKLGNVAGARQIFERWMSWVPDQQGWLSYIKFELRYNEIERGRGIYERFMQCHPKVSAWIKYAKFEMKNGEVARARHVYERAVEKFADDDEAEMLFVAFAEFEERCKETERARCIYKFALDHIPKGRAEDLYRKFVAFEKQYGDREGIEDAIVGKRRFQYEDEVKKNPLNYDTWFDYIRLEESVGNKERVREVYERAIANVPPAEEKRYWQRYIYLWINYALYEELDAEDMERTRDVYRECLKLIPHQKFSFAKIWLLAAQFEIRQMSLTGARQILGNAIGRAPKDKIFKKYIEIELQLGNIDRCRKLYEKYLEWSPENCYAWSKYAELEISLGETDRARAIFELAIAQPALDMPELLWKAYIDFEISEGEFQQTRELYERLLDRTKHLKVWISYAKFEATAIDALNSDLQEEQLQSQLLEQKRECVQHARRVFERAINYFRTTAPELKEERAMLLEEWLNMESSFGELGDVGVVQPKLPKKLKKRRQILAEDGPAGYEEYIDYMFPEETQTTNFKILEAAYKWKKQKLASDDD